A DNA window from Arachis duranensis cultivar V14167 chromosome 3, aradu.V14167.gnm2.J7QH, whole genome shotgun sequence contains the following coding sequences:
- the LOC110278755 gene encoding uncharacterized protein LOC110278755, which produces MEMAKDIIEGTEKEHYGKLHNYLSELLKANLGSTCTMSTHPQPEGLPKFRIVGQDANNHLFPIAYTVVNAETKKNWKWFLHLLYEDIRDYKEFGWNFMNDEQKGLVPALQEVMPRVSHRFCVMHMWQNLNKRWKDKELKGALWQCARAMTDLKFKNAMTYVKRINVGAWEYLSSYEQSSWSKSGFSEWPKVDNVTNNNAESFNATIVGIRGKSILTMLEEMRVTVNTLERTCTYKKWQLTELSCCHGVAAIQRKNHRPEDYVHHWLCMEHYNRAYQFHINSVPSEEYWVDYEGYPCLPPPYKRPIGRPTKKRAHHEFERQGNSQYKMPRKYGQTTCNWCKKQGHNARTCEEKKKSLKGQTSEAAETAFGSAN; this is translated from the exons ATGGAGATGGCAAAGGACATCATTGAGGGGACGGAGAAGGAACATTATGGGAAGCTACACAATTATTTATCAGAGCTGCTTAAGGCTAATCTTGGTTCTACATGTACTATGAGCACACATCCACAGCCAGAGGGTTTGCCTAAGTTCagaa TTGTAGGACAAGACGCGAATAATCATCTATTTCCTATAGCATATACTGTGGTTAATgctgaaacaaagaaaaattggaAATGGTTCTTGCATTTACTTTATGAAGATATCAGGGATTACAAGGAATTTGGGTGGAACTTCATGAATGACGAGCAAAAG GGACTGGTTCCAGCACTCCAAGAAGTCATGCCAAGAGTTTCACATAGATTTTGTGTGATGCACATGTGGCAGAACTTGAACAAGAGATGGAAGGACAAAGAGTTAAAAGGAGCTCTGTGGCAGTGTGCTCGGGCAATGACAGACTTGAAATTCAAGAATGCAATGACATATGTCAAGCGGATCAATGTAGGAGCTTGGGAGTACCTGTCAAGTTATGAACAATCATCATGGTCGAAATCAGGATTTTCTGAATGGCCTAAAGTGGATAATGTTACCAACAACAATGCTGAATCATTTAATGCAACAATAGTGGGCATAAGGGGAAAAAGTATCCTAACAATGCTAGAAGAGATGAG GGTTACTGTTAACACTCTTGAAAGAACATGTACCTACAAAAAGTGGCAACTGACTGAATTGTCCTGTTGTCATGGAGTGGCTGCTATCCAAAGGAAGAATCACCGGCCTGAAGACTATGTGCATCACTGGTTGTGTATGGAGCACTACAACAGGGCATATCAGTTCCACATTAACTCTGTACCTAGTGAAGAGTATTGGGTTGACTATGAAGGTTATCCTTGTCTACCTCCTCCATACAAAAGACCAATCGGAAGACCTACAAAAAAGAGGGCACATCATGAATTTGAGCGTCAGGGTAATAGCCAATACAAAATGCCGCGAAAGTATGGTCAAACTACTTGTAATTGGTGCAAAAAG CAAGGACACAATGCAAGGACAtgtgaagagaagaaaaaaagtcTTAAGGGACAAACTAGTGAAGCAGCCGAAACTGCATTTGGATCAGCAAATTGA